One segment of Chloroflexota bacterium DNA contains the following:
- a CDS encoding HNH endonuclease, translating into MKKQSIRKHLRPFSIAGRGSTISHAFASAIASVDKYDESAVDEAVRVLGQDPSRELVCVYCGDEAETWDHVFPLVRGTQYSGYGHVLGNLVPSCGKCNTSKRNKDWAEFVGGSERIKSPVEVQATLKRYFMRFSPKQRDYKDTMTICSKELREYELLRREVLNLLKRADRLASEIRAKVENERRSD; encoded by the coding sequence ATGAAAAAGCAAAGCATTAGAAAGCATTTAAGACCCTTCTCGATAGCCGGGCGTGGTTCCACGATTAGCCATGCCTTTGCAAGTGCTATTGCCAGTGTGGATAAATATGATGAATCTGCCGTAGATGAAGCTGTAAGGGTTCTGGGACAAGACCCAAGCAGGGAATTGGTGTGCGTATACTGCGGAGATGAAGCCGAAACGTGGGATCATGTCTTCCCGCTAGTCAGAGGCACTCAATACTCCGGATATGGCCACGTCTTAGGGAATCTCGTACCCAGTTGTGGAAAGTGCAATACCAGCAAGAGGAACAAAGATTGGGCGGAATTCGTTGGCGGGAGCGAGCGTATTAAGTCCCCTGTCGAGGTGCAAGCGACTCTGAAGCGCTACTTTATGAGATTTTCGCCAAAGCAACGAGATTATAAGGATACGATGACGATTTGCTCAAAAGAGTTGCGCGAGTATGAGCTTCTCCGAAGAGAGGTGCTCAATCTATTGAAGAGGGCTGATCGGTTGGCTTCGGAGATACGAGCCAAAGTTGAAAACGAGCGTAGGAGCGACTGA